In Methanoregula formicica SMSP, the DNA window GTGCCTACCATCGAAGTGATCTCTTTTCTCCTGGATTCCGTGGAGATGGTGACTTCCTTTCCGTCACAGGTTACCGTGACCTGAGGGAAACGGACATTCCGGGCCAGTTGTCCCTTGGGACCTTCGACCTTAAGCCGGGTACCTTCGAGCTGTGCCTTGACGCCGCCGGGGATTTTTACCTTACGTACTGCTGTCATCGTCACACCTCTAGTATACATACCCGAGCAGTTCGCCACCGATGCCCTCTTTCCTGGCCTGCTCGTGGGACATAACGCCACGGGAGGTCGAGAGCATCAGGAGACCGAAGTTCTTGCCGGGGAGATACTGCTTCTCCCAGTATTCCATCTCGTCCAGCTGGACAGAGAACCGCGGGGTGATCGCACCGCAGCGGTTGATCCTGCCGTTGAGGGTGACCTTGAGCTGTCCGCCCCTGCCATCCTCGACGAACTCGAAGCCGCCGATATACCCGGCGTCCTGCATAATGCGGAGCATCGCGCCGAGGAGCTTGCTTGCGGGTTCGATGATGCAGACTGCCTTGCCGGTGTCACCTGCATTCTTCAGGGCACACATGCCGTCTGCAATTGTGTTAAGTCGTGTCATTCCTGCTCAACTCCTCAGCTCATCTTCTTGAAGCCCATCTTCTGGGCCCACTCACGGAAGCACTGCCTGCAGAACATGATGTGGTACCTGCGTACCAGTCCCTGCTTGCGGCCGCACATCTTGCACTCGTTTGCACCGCGACCGTAGACTTTCTTCCTTTCTCCAGCCATTAGCGCACCTCTGCCTGGTATTTTTCCTTGAGGAACGCGATCGCATCCTGCTTGCTGACACGCTGCTTTGCCGGGAGTTTCTTCTGCTCCATCCGCCTGCGGGTGATCCGTATGCCTCTGCGTTCGAGCACGACGTTGACATCCATGCCGTAAATACCGATCTGGGGATCGTAGGACTGTCCGGGGAAGTCCGTGTGCTCCTC includes these proteins:
- a CDS encoding 30S ribosomal protein S14 is translated as MAGERKKVYGRGANECKMCGRKQGLVRRYHIMFCRQCFREWAQKMGFKKMS
- a CDS encoding 30S ribosomal protein S8, which produces MTRLNTIADGMCALKNAGDTGKAVCIIEPASKLLGAMLRIMQDAGYIGGFEFVEDGRGGQLKVTLNGRINRCGAITPRFSVQLDEMEYWEKQYLPGKNFGLLMLSTSRGVMSHEQARKEGIGGELLGYVY